The proteins below are encoded in one region of Belonocnema kinseyi isolate 2016_QV_RU_SX_M_011 chromosome 3, B_treatae_v1, whole genome shotgun sequence:
- the LOC117169568 gene encoding uncharacterized protein LOC117169568 yields the protein MMKFFILAFVALSVDFSECKDVLKEEAIEEAITPEAALKDFFNITKEDMDAKCDKTDEIDDRISKLDEAFSKMNEATINLAMENKKAKQSSAGNYEGYKALCEKNDAFTQAKTNVIKTALPCVTDDKMSELLQFAMTKSCGRLKN from the exons atttctcAGAATGTAAAGATGTTCTGAAAGAAGAAGCCATAGAAGAAGCGATTACCCCAGAAGCtgcattaaaagatttttttaacataacaaaGGAGGATATGGACGCAAAATGTGATAAAACTGATGAAATAGATGATCGAATCTCCAAATTGGATGAAGCCTTTTCTAAGATGAATGAAGCTACAATAAATTTAgctatggaaaataaaaaagcaaaacagTCTTCGGCAGGTAATTATGAAGGCTACAAAGCTCTTTGTGAGAAAAATGATGCTTTCACCCAGGCGAAAACTAATGTCATCAAAACAGCGCTACCATGCGTGACGGATGATAAAATGTCCGAACTTCTGCAATTCGCTATGACTAAAAGTTGTGGCAGATTAAAAAACT AG